A single genomic interval of Sulfurovum sp. TSL6 harbors:
- a CDS encoding nitrate/nitrite transporter has product MAGFKALKGQGHTPTLFMAFLYFDMSFMVWTMLGPLSTEISEALAATGYMITAGEKATLLSLPILSGALLRILLGFGVDKLGAKLTALIAQSVVIAALLMAYFMGESITYNALLIVALGLGFAGASFAVALPQAGQWYPPKSQGIVLGLAGAGNIGVVIDFLFAPKIAEKWGWETVFLVGAVMAIVVWIAYVFLAKNAPESVYKARPKKLSDYGKLLKDKDTWWFNLFYAVSFGGFVGFAGYMKVYLMNTYQVDMSAFGLDILDESNVKVVAGYFGAVCIFAGAVLRPVGGAIADKMGGVKSLYIFFGTVATLAVVNATIALPFGLAIVVLFLIMANLGMANGAVFQLVPQRFGKDIGIMTGIIGAAGGLGGTALIKTLGWSKGAFDGYTTGFMIFAAVVLVAIAGISLVKTRWRTTWGVKAGGMI; this is encoded by the coding sequence ATGGCAGGATTCAAGGCATTAAAAGGGCAGGGACACACACCAACGTTGTTCATGGCCTTTTTATATTTTGATATGAGTTTTATGGTTTGGACCATGTTGGGTCCACTTTCTACAGAAATAAGTGAGGCATTAGCCGCTACAGGTTATATGATCACAGCAGGTGAAAAAGCTACTTTACTTTCACTTCCTATTTTATCTGGAGCATTGTTAAGAATTTTACTTGGTTTTGGGGTTGATAAACTCGGTGCGAAACTCACAGCTTTGATTGCACAGTCAGTGGTAATAGCAGCATTGCTTATGGCATATTTTATGGGTGAGAGCATTACTTATAATGCTTTACTTATTGTCGCTCTAGGACTTGGTTTTGCCGGAGCATCGTTTGCTGTGGCACTTCCGCAGGCAGGTCAATGGTATCCGCCTAAGTCTCAAGGTATTGTACTTGGCCTTGCAGGGGCAGGTAACATCGGTGTGGTCATTGACTTCTTATTTGCTCCAAAGATCGCAGAAAAATGGGGCTGGGAAACAGTATTCCTAGTAGGTGCAGTCATGGCTATAGTGGTGTGGATAGCCTATGTATTTCTCGCTAAAAATGCACCAGAATCCGTCTATAAAGCGAGACCTAAAAAACTCTCTGATTATGGAAAACTTCTTAAAGATAAAGATACATGGTGGTTTAACCTTTTCTATGCAGTGAGTTTTGGTGGGTTTGTAGGTTTTGCAGGATATATGAAAGTCTATTTAATGAACACTTATCAAGTAGACATGAGTGCCTTCGGACTTGATATATTGGATGAAAGCAATGTAAAAGTGGTTGCAGGTTATTTTGGCGCAGTGTGTATTTTTGCCGGTGCAGTACTTCGACCTGTAGGGGGTGCCATTGCAGATAAAATGGGTGGTGTAAAATCTCTTTATATTTTCTTCGGTACTGTTGCAACACTGGCTGTAGTGAATGCTACAATAGCATTACCGTTTGGACTAGCCATAGTGGTGCTTTTCCTTATCATGGCAAACCTGGGTATGGCCAATGGAGCAGTATTCCAACTGGTTCCGCAAAGATTTGGTAAAGACATTGGTATTATGACAGGAATCATCGGTGCAGCCGGTGGTCTTGGTGGTACCGCATTGATCAAGACACTGGGTTGGTCAAAAGGTGCTTTTGATGGGTATACCACAGGGTTTATGATATTTGCAGCCGTTGTTTTAGTAGCGATCGCAGGTATCTCACTTGTGAAGACCAGATGGAGAACAACTTGGGGAGTCAAAGCAGGTGGTATGATCTAA
- a CDS encoding protein phosphatase 2C domain-containing protein: MSKQSIETSGLTLAKGTQLKGDDFFEVKVMENITVAVVCDGVGSALQGAQAAKHTTNFLINALKNRPKSWTMEKSIKHFIENINRVLYLDSMAEYDREELVTTLALVVIEGDRLYGANVGDSRIYLHRNIDGDTKLTQLSEDHTMDEEGMENVLMAAMGLEENVSPYYFENNLLAGDLILLCSDGLYNELSDDELRSDMKMGASFLVKKASKLHHADLPDDTTAIVLEIKEVDPRLKLKQSDLIVREHYKAGEVIDGYTLLKPLIQNERTWLCEKRGFNYVMKFIPYEAMYDEIMIDLFVKEVWMAKRLKAGFFPKAVIPKNRTHRYYIMSFIEGQTLKEYCAKKPLSVDLSVELACFLLKMSHFLMKYDLVHGDIKPENIMLTERKGKLVFKMVDFGSITEAYSNVTRAGTPSYLAPERFKQAPVNEQTEIYAIGVTLYEVLTQKYPFGEIEPFQNPSFEKSIKAPCKLNPKIPAWFESIILRALETDTDQRYRNYSEMQYEVSNPLKVQPYFDKSKSIIERNPLLVCRVGFVGMLVLNIVQLFWF; the protein is encoded by the coding sequence ATGTCAAAACAAAGTATCGAAACATCAGGACTCACACTTGCTAAAGGTACACAGCTCAAAGGGGATGATTTTTTTGAAGTGAAGGTGATGGAGAACATTACTGTCGCTGTTGTCTGTGATGGAGTAGGATCTGCTCTACAAGGGGCACAGGCCGCCAAACACACAACTAATTTTTTGATCAATGCGCTCAAAAATAGACCAAAAAGCTGGACCATGGAAAAGTCCATAAAACATTTTATAGAAAATATCAACAGAGTACTTTATCTTGATTCGATGGCAGAATATGATCGTGAAGAACTGGTTACTACTCTGGCATTGGTCGTGATAGAAGGCGACAGACTGTACGGTGCGAATGTAGGGGATAGCCGCATCTATTTACATAGAAATATTGATGGTGATACGAAACTCACCCAACTCTCTGAAGATCATACTATGGATGAAGAGGGTATGGAAAATGTACTGATGGCAGCTATGGGACTAGAGGAGAATGTTTCACCATATTATTTTGAAAATAACCTTTTGGCGGGTGACTTGATACTTCTTTGTAGTGATGGACTTTATAATGAACTTTCAGATGATGAACTTAGATCAGATATGAAAATGGGTGCTTCTTTTTTAGTAAAAAAAGCAAGTAAATTACATCATGCTGATCTTCCTGATGATACCACAGCCATTGTCCTTGAAATTAAAGAGGTAGATCCTCGGCTTAAGTTGAAGCAAAGTGATCTCATCGTACGTGAGCATTATAAAGCGGGTGAAGTTATTGATGGCTATACACTGCTTAAACCTTTGATCCAAAATGAACGTACTTGGCTTTGTGAAAAACGGGGATTTAATTATGTGATGAAGTTCATACCATATGAAGCGATGTATGATGAGATCATGATTGACCTGTTTGTCAAAGAAGTGTGGATGGCAAAGAGACTGAAGGCAGGTTTTTTCCCTAAAGCAGTGATCCCTAAAAACCGTACACATCGTTACTACATTATGAGTTTCATAGAAGGTCAAACACTCAAAGAGTACTGTGCAAAAAAACCGCTCTCTGTGGACTTGAGTGTTGAATTGGCTTGTTTTTTGCTCAAGATGTCACATTTTTTGATGAAATATGACTTAGTGCATGGTGATATCAAGCCAGAAAATATCATGCTGACAGAACGTAAAGGTAAGTTGGTATTTAAAATGGTGGATTTTGGAAGTATTACTGAAGCTTACTCCAATGTGACACGCGCAGGAACACCTTCATATCTGGCACCAGAACGTTTTAAACAGGCACCGGTCAATGAACAGACAGAGATCTATGCCATAGGTGTGACACTCTATGAAGTACTGACACAAAAGTATCCATTTGGAGAGATAGAACCTTTTCAAAACCCATCTTTTGAAAAAAGTATCAAAGCACCCTGTAAATTAAACCCTAAAATACCTGCATGGTTTGAGAGTATTATTTTAAGAGCTCTTGAGACTGATACAGACCAACGTTACAGAAACTACTCAGAAATGCAGTATGAAGTCAGTAATCCTTTGAAAGTACAACCGTACTTTGATAAAAGTAAATCTATTATAGAGAGAAATCCGCTTCTTGTATGCCGCGTAGGTTTTGTAGGGATGCTGGTGTTAAACATAGTACAGCTTTTTTGGTTCTAG
- a CDS encoding molybdopterin oxidoreductase family protein yields the protein MSIIKKIKDFLGTDIKEDKYALVDDPIFGKVAKNKAPDKWVRSTCGYCGVGCGMYIGVKNGKAVYSKGDPLHPVNMGTLCPKGLSEHKMVGADSRVHAPLIRKNGMLTPATWEETFQKTSETFKRIQAEHGKGAVAVISTGQLLTEEFYTLGKFVQLGLETNNYDGNTTLCMASAVMGYKQTFGSDGPTGCYEDFEKADVILLIGANIADNHPILKLHIAKNESVTGKKPTIIVVDPRKSKTSQMADIFVPLAPRSDLALINGLCYIIMEQGWEDEKFIHSRTNGYNEFKKHILANYPPQEVSQITGIEVKELYHLAKVYATVDKAMSAWTMGVNQSSIGTDTVSAICNLALITGNLGREGATPMSITGQCNAMGTREFGFTSSIPGYRNYASQSDRKAFADIINVPEDLIPTARGYAYPQIIDAINRGEIKALWVVATNPLVSYPDQNALRSALKKLDILVVQDAFMSDTAQIADVFFAAATWSEKEGCYTNSERRCNYAKKAVEPLAESKADLDIVKEFSKYFDGKYDLLFKDLHTPRDVFNEIKEVSKGQLCDYSGMDYERIEELGGIQWPCNDKAPDGTKRLYSEEMACNTADGKANLLAVDWKPLSEMACEGLPFMLNTGRTVEQFHTRTKTGTVGILDALAPEAWVELSPKDAHKLQVNSGDRIALSGSRGRVEDVIVKVSETVKEGHVFVPFHFNEQLINNVTIPEFDAKSFEPNYKQCAVQLHSEAVPEGIVYKEPEITGYLEGVKVYNEEVISEEKVESTKT from the coding sequence ATGAGCATCATAAAAAAGATAAAAGATTTTCTGGGTACAGATATCAAAGAGGATAAATATGCCTTGGTCGATGATCCTATCTTTGGGAAAGTAGCCAAAAACAAAGCCCCGGATAAATGGGTACGTTCAACCTGTGGATATTGTGGTGTAGGCTGTGGTATGTACATCGGTGTAAAAAACGGTAAAGCCGTTTACTCAAAAGGTGATCCGCTGCATCCTGTGAATATGGGTACACTTTGTCCTAAAGGTCTCAGTGAGCACAAGATGGTCGGAGCGGACTCTCGTGTACATGCTCCCCTCATCAGAAAAAATGGAATGCTTACACCAGCAACATGGGAAGAGACTTTTCAAAAAACCTCTGAGACGTTCAAGCGTATACAAGCAGAGCATGGAAAAGGTGCTGTAGCGGTCATCTCCACTGGTCAATTACTTACCGAAGAGTTCTATACGTTAGGTAAATTTGTTCAACTCGGACTCGAAACCAATAATTACGATGGAAATACCACACTTTGTATGGCTTCTGCCGTCATGGGGTATAAACAGACCTTTGGATCTGATGGCCCGACCGGCTGTTATGAAGACTTTGAAAAAGCAGATGTCATACTGCTTATAGGTGCAAATATCGCAGACAATCATCCCATCTTGAAACTTCATATCGCAAAAAATGAATCAGTCACTGGGAAAAAACCAACCATCATTGTTGTGGATCCGCGTAAATCCAAAACATCCCAGATGGCAGATATCTTTGTCCCTTTGGCGCCAAGGAGTGATCTGGCACTGATCAATGGTTTATGTTACATCATTATGGAACAAGGTTGGGAAGATGAGAAGTTCATTCACTCACGTACCAACGGATATAATGAATTTAAAAAACATATACTGGCGAACTACCCTCCTCAGGAAGTTTCCCAGATCACCGGTATCGAGGTCAAGGAACTCTATCACCTGGCAAAGGTTTACGCTACGGTTGACAAAGCAATGAGTGCATGGACCATGGGCGTCAATCAAAGCAGTATTGGTACAGATACAGTATCTGCTATTTGTAATCTTGCTTTGATCACCGGGAATCTAGGTCGTGAAGGTGCTACACCCATGTCCATTACAGGTCAATGTAATGCTATGGGTACAAGGGAATTCGGATTTACCTCTTCTATCCCTGGGTATAGGAATTATGCGAGTCAAAGTGATAGGAAAGCCTTTGCAGATATTATCAATGTACCTGAAGATCTTATACCTACAGCTAGAGGCTATGCGTATCCTCAAATCATAGATGCCATCAATCGCGGTGAGATCAAAGCTTTATGGGTGGTTGCAACCAATCCTTTAGTCTCTTATCCTGACCAAAATGCTTTACGTTCAGCACTAAAAAAACTGGATATTCTTGTCGTTCAAGATGCCTTTATGTCAGACACTGCCCAAATCGCTGATGTGTTTTTTGCTGCGGCCACCTGGAGCGAAAAAGAGGGGTGTTATACCAACTCTGAAAGACGTTGTAACTATGCTAAAAAAGCTGTAGAACCTTTGGCTGAAAGTAAAGCCGATCTTGACATCGTCAAAGAATTTTCAAAATACTTTGACGGCAAGTACGATCTTCTTTTTAAAGATCTTCATACACCTAGAGATGTATTTAATGAGATTAAAGAAGTGAGTAAGGGTCAACTTTGTGACTATAGCGGTATGGACTACGAACGTATAGAAGAGTTAGGCGGTATACAATGGCCTTGTAATGATAAAGCACCCGATGGGACCAAACGTCTTTATTCTGAAGAGATGGCCTGTAACACAGCTGATGGGAAAGCAAACCTTCTGGCTGTAGACTGGAAACCACTCTCAGAAATGGCATGTGAGGGCTTACCTTTTATGCTCAACACAGGAAGAACCGTAGAACAGTTCCATACAAGAACAAAAACAGGAACCGTAGGTATACTTGATGCTCTAGCGCCCGAAGCATGGGTAGAATTGAGTCCAAAAGATGCACATAAGCTCCAAGTCAACAGCGGTGACCGCATCGCACTTTCAGGGTCACGCGGCCGTGTCGAAGATGTCATCGTAAAAGTAAGTGAAACAGTCAAAGAAGGCCATGTCTTTGTTCCTTTTCATTTCAACGAACAGCTTATTAACAACGTTACCATCCCGGAATTTGATGCCAAATCCTTTGAACCCAATTATAAACAGTGTGCGGTACAACTACACTCAGAAGCCGTACCTGAGGGTATAGTCTATAAAGAGCCCGAAATAACAGGTTACCTAGAAGGCGTGAAAGTCTATAATGAAGAGGTCATAAGTGAGGAAAAAGTTGAGAGTACTAAGACGTAA
- a CDS encoding DUF234 domain-containing protein codes for MELEQAVEYFSILGGIGKNIELDYFDDVFSMVESNFVQNFSKFQALVSPSYLLESPYREILMAVARGDGKLYSVLRKAKVSEALGEKIVQELVDLNVLRIEASRESPLRNHPKHKLKKEQRSYRVQDKLRFVQPFMRFWFGFVMYYKKDLAVGKGDAFLKNFEKHYERLRSLVYEQLCDALLIQHYAEHNTIVDSGSFWNIHSEFDILAVSQDKKIILGECKYKERKVCKNELTKLKAKALESGINVDVYALFSKSGFSNELLQTQDNDLLLFDLNDLKALTS; via the coding sequence TTGGAGCTGGAACAGGCTGTTGAGTATTTTTCTATTTTGGGCGGTATTGGTAAAAATATAGAACTAGACTATTTTGATGATGTTTTTTCCATGGTAGAGTCAAATTTTGTGCAAAATTTCTCAAAATTTCAAGCACTTGTTTCTCCCTCATACCTTTTAGAAAGTCCGTATCGTGAAATACTTATGGCAGTGGCCAGAGGGGATGGAAAACTATATTCTGTACTGAGAAAAGCAAAAGTAAGTGAGGCTTTGGGAGAGAAGATCGTCCAAGAGTTGGTCGATTTAAATGTGCTGAGAATCGAAGCCTCAAGAGAATCTCCGTTGCGTAACCATCCCAAACATAAACTCAAAAAAGAGCAGCGTTCTTACCGTGTACAGGATAAACTGCGTTTTGTACAGCCATTTATGCGTTTCTGGTTCGGTTTTGTGATGTATTATAAAAAAGACTTGGCTGTAGGGAAAGGTGATGCATTTTTAAAGAACTTTGAGAAACACTATGAGCGTTTACGTTCTTTGGTCTATGAACAACTTTGTGATGCACTTTTAATACAGCATTATGCAGAGCATAATACGATAGTGGATAGTGGAAGTTTTTGGAATATTCACAGTGAATTTGACATTCTGGCAGTCAGTCAGGATAAAAAGATCATCTTGGGAGAGTGTAAGTATAAAGAGCGTAAAGTGTGTAAGAACGAATTGACCAAGCTCAAAGCCAAAGCCTTGGAATCTGGTATAAACGTAGATGTCTATGCACTGTTTTCCAAGAGCGGGTTTTCAAATGAACTGTTACAAACACAGGACAATGATCTGCTGTTGTTTGATCTGAATGATCTGAAAGCACTTACGTCTTAG
- a CDS encoding DmsC/YnfH family molybdoenzyme membrane anchor subunit: MVEALSKHTPLENFIEHKTNAGMQCGNYSIDLPELGAGEQYRFHFDATACVGCHCCEVACNEQNANPDEIKWRRVGEMEMGTFPDTLQLFNSMSCNHCIEPECLIGCPTNSYIKFDNGIVWHDDPSCIGCQYCTWNCPYEVPTFNADRGIVTKCHMCADKLEAGQSPACVQACPSNAIEIEAFNVKQWLEEDMEKEGIAPHLPDIEITKPTTRYTLPVLKEEEELRVADEHLLKPAHAELPLVFMTVLTQVSLGAFLALFLGQLLFSLGFNLPEPTLVMALLAFLPSALGLPLSALHLGRPIKAMSAMKNWRTSWLSREAIALGAFTGLATMVSALYYFEVKGFILLLLEAITLAVGIYGIYAQSMIYRIKARPAWNRKSTTKRFFGSSYIGFLLISTALLVSNGEEGAIVLLSITLLAGMGQALVILEEIMFYRHLNQEDPLYYQYNRSRILLQEHFGSIKTFRVYSLALFALSLPLLSILFTASGLISLAITTLMVATLGALTSELAGRYLFYRTVVPLGLAGNFFAGNQRH; encoded by the coding sequence ATGGTAGAAGCACTCAGTAAGCATACCCCTTTAGAGAATTTCATCGAGCATAAAACCAATGCCGGTATGCAGTGTGGTAACTACAGTATCGATCTGCCAGAACTTGGTGCGGGGGAACAGTACCGTTTTCACTTTGACGCCACGGCCTGTGTGGGCTGTCACTGCTGTGAAGTTGCCTGTAATGAACAAAATGCAAATCCCGATGAGATCAAATGGAGAAGGGTCGGAGAGATGGAAATGGGTACATTCCCTGACACACTTCAGCTTTTCAACTCTATGAGTTGTAATCACTGTATAGAACCGGAATGTCTCATAGGCTGTCCTACAAACTCATATATAAAATTTGACAATGGTATCGTTTGGCATGATGATCCTTCATGCATTGGATGTCAATATTGTACATGGAACTGTCCCTACGAAGTACCTACCTTTAATGCAGACAGAGGCATCGTAACCAAGTGTCATATGTGTGCGGATAAACTTGAAGCAGGCCAAAGTCCTGCCTGTGTACAAGCCTGTCCGAGTAATGCCATAGAGATAGAGGCTTTTAATGTCAAACAATGGCTTGAAGAGGATATGGAAAAAGAAGGCATAGCCCCTCACCTCCCGGATATAGAGATCACCAAACCCACTACAAGATACACACTGCCTGTACTCAAAGAGGAAGAGGAACTACGTGTGGCTGATGAACATTTACTCAAACCTGCACATGCTGAACTTCCTCTTGTTTTTATGACCGTACTCACGCAAGTCTCTTTAGGCGCATTCCTAGCACTCTTTTTGGGACAACTGCTCTTCTCTTTAGGCTTTAATCTTCCAGAACCGACATTGGTCATGGCGTTACTTGCCTTTTTACCATCCGCTCTAGGTTTACCGCTTTCTGCCTTGCACTTGGGACGTCCCATTAAGGCAATGTCAGCGATGAAGAACTGGAGAACTTCCTGGCTTTCGCGTGAAGCCATTGCTCTGGGTGCATTTACAGGACTGGCTACGATGGTCTCTGCGCTTTATTATTTCGAAGTAAAAGGTTTCATTTTGCTTCTTCTTGAAGCCATCACGCTGGCTGTAGGGATTTACGGTATCTATGCGCAGTCGATGATATACCGTATCAAAGCGCGTCCTGCATGGAACAGAAAATCTACGACCAAACGTTTTTTTGGTTCAAGCTATATAGGTTTTTTACTTATTTCCACTGCTTTACTTGTTTCAAACGGGGAAGAAGGAGCGATAGTACTCTTGTCTATCACCCTTCTTGCCGGTATGGGTCAGGCTTTAGTGATACTTGAAGAAATAATGTTCTACCGTCACTTAAATCAAGAGGATCCACTCTATTACCAATACAACAGAAGCCGTATACTGCTTCAAGAACATTTTGGTTCGATAAAAACATTCAGGGTCTACTCTTTGGCACTCTTTGCACTGAGTTTACCTCTTTTGTCCATTTTGTTTACTGCAAGTGGTTTAATAAGTTTGGCGATCACAACACTCATGGTCGCAACACTCGGTGCATTGACAAGTGAATTAGCAGGAAGATACCTCTTTTATAGAACAGTGGTGCCTTTAGGTTTAGCAGGAAATTTCTTTGCCGGTAACCAGAGACACTAG
- a CDS encoding nitrite/sulfite reductase, whose amino-acid sequence MSILEKAFKARNNKVNKVETTKALKMPMDVYNKLEEIAAAGYEGLAKEDSAYFLKCFGLFDKGDDFMLRIRVPAGQLNYEQTLRIGELAQKYGNDYIDLTTRMQIELRYLQIADIAKVLAELHEVGISTFQTGVDNPRNIVADPLDGIAYDNIIKTKPIIDELQAVFAEDPDWISVLPRKFNTGILGSLSNSCNIFGHDCCFVLAQKDGLFGFNVYLGARVGVQAQDANLFVQIDEVPLFYKSLLTLFKTYGYRDNRNKNRLVFLLNDVGMENFVEALQKEAGCLFSTAGTTMVQSQSIALGSDKVLGRNGKYAYKLIVPSGIFTGTDMIEVAKTAQRFGSGDVRLTYDQNIYIVNIDTTDIEDLESEDVIKAYAKFNNLYFHDMIACAGTKTCSFGVIPNKPDAIEMAHFLNSEIPIENATVRMNWSACPKGCGVHGIADIGFEGCKAKDDEGNRVDGVHIFLGGKITRVAKEAHTLHKALPLTEAKYHVKYLLKTYAAFKQRGETYEAFDDRFLSANYSFQALGFYTKINYILNEKLGLDLWFELENEPKTFRKEEFELFTFGLKLFKLLTGEKRYESVENFEPVLTKPRSITRNEVTKLNPKIPEKLSEVIYTMTHQEKRERAQVFSELIVALKEI is encoded by the coding sequence ATGAGCATTTTAGAAAAAGCCTTTAAGGCAAGAAATAATAAAGTCAATAAAGTAGAGACAACCAAAGCACTAAAGATGCCGATGGATGTCTACAATAAGTTAGAAGAGATCGCTGCAGCCGGATATGAAGGTTTAGCCAAAGAAGACAGTGCATATTTTTTAAAATGTTTTGGACTCTTTGATAAAGGTGACGACTTTATGCTTCGCATTCGTGTACCTGCAGGACAATTAAACTACGAACAAACTTTACGTATCGGTGAATTGGCTCAAAAGTATGGTAATGACTATATAGATCTCACGACACGTATGCAGATCGAACTGCGTTACTTGCAGATAGCAGACATTGCCAAAGTACTGGCCGAGCTCCATGAAGTAGGTATCTCTACTTTTCAGACCGGTGTGGACAATCCTCGTAACATCGTAGCCGATCCATTAGATGGTATCGCTTACGATAACATCATCAAGACAAAACCTATTATCGACGAACTGCAAGCGGTATTTGCTGAAGATCCGGATTGGATCTCTGTCTTGCCTCGTAAATTCAATACAGGAATACTAGGTTCACTTTCCAACTCCTGTAATATCTTTGGGCATGACTGCTGTTTCGTCTTGGCTCAAAAAGACGGGCTGTTTGGGTTCAATGTCTATTTAGGCGCACGTGTAGGTGTGCAGGCACAAGATGCAAACTTATTTGTACAGATCGATGAAGTCCCTCTCTTTTACAAATCACTTCTCACGCTTTTCAAAACCTATGGATACAGAGATAACCGAAATAAAAACCGTTTGGTTTTCCTTCTTAATGATGTAGGTATGGAAAACTTTGTAGAAGCACTGCAAAAAGAAGCAGGCTGCCTATTTAGTACTGCCGGTACAACGATGGTACAGTCTCAGTCTATTGCCCTGGGTTCGGACAAGGTACTGGGGCGTAACGGGAAATATGCCTATAAACTCATCGTACCTTCTGGTATATTCACGGGTACCGATATGATAGAAGTAGCAAAAACAGCTCAGAGATTTGGATCAGGAGATGTCAGATTGACCTATGATCAAAACATCTATATAGTCAACATCGACACAACAGATATTGAAGATCTTGAGTCTGAAGATGTCATCAAAGCGTATGCAAAATTCAACAACCTTTATTTTCATGATATGATCGCCTGTGCAGGAACCAAGACATGCAGTTTTGGTGTCATCCCTAATAAACCCGATGCCATAGAGATGGCACACTTTCTCAATTCTGAAATACCTATAGAAAATGCAACCGTACGCATGAACTGGTCTGCCTGTCCTAAGGGGTGTGGAGTACATGGTATTGCTGATATAGGATTTGAAGGGTGTAAGGCTAAAGATGATGAAGGTAACCGTGTAGACGGTGTACACATTTTTCTCGGTGGTAAGATCACACGTGTGGCAAAAGAAGCACATACCTTACATAAAGCCCTACCGTTAACGGAAGCTAAATACCATGTGAAATATCTACTTAAAACCTATGCTGCATTTAAACAAAGAGGCGAAACCTATGAAGCCTTTGATGATAGATTTTTATCGGCGAATTACTCGTTTCAAGCCCTTGGCTTTTACACAAAGATAAACTATATCCTGAATGAAAAACTGGGATTGGATCTTTGGTTTGAACTTGAAAATGAACCCAAAACATTTAGAAAAGAAGAGTTTGAACTGTTTACTTTCGGGTTGAAACTCTTTAAACTGCTTACTGGTGAAAAGCGTTATGAATCGGTAGAAAACTTTGAACCTGTACTGACCAAACCTAGAAGCATCACAAGAAATGAAGTCACTAAACTAAATCCAAAAATCCCAGAAAAACTCTCAGAGGTCATCTACACTATGACCCATCAAGAGAAAAGAGAACGCGCACAGGTCTTCTCTGAACTGATTGTAGCACTCAAAGAGATCTAA
- the cobA gene encoding uroporphyrinogen-III C-methyltransferase gives MKERQTLPILLKEQHILLIGGGNVALQKAEVLAENNISFSVISKEAHPKIQALCSDIQIKNFKTKDIQNNLIVIDATGNEKVTQKLLKYKRKHPLLLNVVDKPKVCDFYFMALTKNAPLQIAVSSSGASPTVAKYFRDRCQALIPDNMETFLDILQAQRNKGIIEIQKTLEEIEKMTAKAYLVGCGLGDPELLTLKAYNIIKEVDVVLYDHLISDEIMAIVPERTKKVFVGKEKGFHTKPQEEINKLIRKYIKKGYSVARLKSGDPFIFGRGAEELLYLAQKGIKAEVIPGISSAVSGPLMADIPITARDYSNAFTVVSAHLKGNSINLDWVPMLENRDHTVIVLMGLTRIKEIVQQAKTLNIEMNTPCAIVSNASRKNQTVLTTTLENLEEASLWASRPSILVFGDVIHYTNTLKESQK, from the coding sequence ATGAAAGAAAGACAAACTTTACCCATACTACTGAAGGAACAGCATATCCTTTTGATCGGTGGCGGGAATGTAGCATTACAAAAAGCAGAAGTATTGGCAGAGAATAATATCTCTTTTTCTGTCATATCTAAAGAAGCGCATCCTAAGATCCAAGCATTGTGTTCTGACATACAAATCAAAAATTTCAAAACCAAAGATATTCAGAATAACCTCATCGTGATAGATGCAACAGGAAATGAAAAAGTCACACAAAAGCTTTTGAAATATAAACGCAAACATCCTCTTTTACTCAACGTGGTAGATAAACCTAAAGTATGTGATTTCTACTTTATGGCATTGACAAAAAATGCACCTCTGCAGATAGCCGTGTCAAGTTCGGGTGCAAGCCCTACTGTGGCTAAATACTTCAGAGATAGGTGTCAGGCACTCATACCTGATAACATGGAAACATTTTTAGACATACTGCAAGCACAAAGAAACAAAGGTATCATAGAGATACAAAAAACGCTTGAAGAAATCGAAAAAATGACAGCGAAAGCGTATCTGGTAGGGTGTGGTCTAGGAGATCCTGAACTGCTTACACTCAAAGCCTATAATATTATAAAAGAGGTTGATGTTGTCCTGTATGACCACCTCATCTCTGATGAGATCATGGCTATCGTACCGGAGCGTACAAAAAAAGTCTTTGTAGGTAAAGAAAAAGGATTTCATACCAAACCTCAAGAAGAGATCAATAAACTCATACGCAAATATATCAAAAAAGGCTACTCGGTTGCACGATTAAAAAGCGGTGATCCTTTCATCTTTGGTCGTGGAGCTGAAGAGTTACTCTACCTTGCACAAAAAGGAATAAAAGCTGAAGTGATACCAGGTATTTCTTCTGCAGTATCCGGACCATTGATGGCAGATATTCCAATCACAGCAAGGGATTACAGCAATGCCTTTACGGTAGTATCAGCCCACTTAAAAGGGAATTCCATCAATCTTGACTGGGTACCGATGCTGGAAAACAGAGACCATACGGTCATCGTACTTATGGGGCTTACACGTATCAAAGAGATCGTGCAGCAGGCAAAAACATTAAATATAGAGATGAACACACCTTGTGCCATTGTCTCCAATGCAAGCAGAAAAAACCAGACTGTACTCACCACGACACTTGAGAATCTTGAAGAAGCTTCTCTTTGGGCTTCAAGACCTTCTATATTGGTCTTTGGAGATGTCATACACTATACAAACACACTAAAAGAGAGTCAAAAATGA